One part of the Algibacter sp. L1A34 genome encodes these proteins:
- a CDS encoding acetoin utilization protein acuB — protein sequence MELSEYIINDIKPLKNTSKISELQLLFNQLTFSHIPVSDENGTYLGCFSETDAHCFDSEKPLSEYQYTFGDFFVRDTTVWLDVLEAFAKNSTNIMPILSEQNKYLGYYELNDVINMFSESPFFSEPGGILVVEKLINDYSFSEISQIVESNGGKLLGAFVSKMNSDLIQVTLKVGNTGLNDIIQTFRRYSYNIISGHAEDSYIESLKERSDYLNKYLDI from the coding sequence ATGGAACTTTCAGAATATATTATAAACGATATAAAACCACTTAAAAACACTAGTAAAATTAGTGAACTACAATTACTGTTTAATCAGTTAACGTTTTCACATATTCCAGTGTCAGATGAAAACGGCACCTATTTAGGCTGTTTTTCAGAAACCGATGCCCATTGTTTCGATAGTGAAAAACCATTATCGGAATATCAATATACATTCGGAGATTTTTTTGTGCGAGACACTACCGTTTGGCTAGATGTTTTAGAAGCATTTGCTAAAAACTCAACCAACATCATGCCCATTTTAAGTGAACAAAACAAATACTTAGGCTATTACGAACTTAACGATGTTATCAACATGTTTAGCGAATCGCCTTTTTTCTCTGAACCTGGAGGTATTTTAGTAGTCGAAAAATTGATTAACGATTATTCTTTTAGCGAAATTAGCCAAATTGTAGAATCTAATGGCGGTAAACTACTTGGTGCTTTTGTTTCAAAAATGAATAGTGATTTAATTCAAGTTACACTAAAAGTAGGTAATACGGGACTAAACGATATCATTCAAACCTTTAGACGGTACAGCTACAATATTATTTCTGGCCATGCGGAAGACAGTTATATTGAAAGCCTAAAAGAACGATCGGATTATTTAAACAAGTACTTAGACATATAA
- a CDS encoding pyridoxine 5'-phosphate synthase: protein MTKLSVNINKIATLRNSRGGDVPNVVEFARDVQRFGAEGVTIHPRPDERHIRYQDARDLKPEVYTEYNIEGNPVESFLKLVLEVKPTQVTLVPDAVDAITSNAGWDTIKHKDFLVDMIKEFQNNGIRTSIFVDPVLEQIEGAKATGTDRVELYTEAFAHQYGLGNKGAIKPYFESAELANNLGMGINAGHDLSLENIEFFKQNIPGLLEVSIGHALIAESLYLGVENVIQMYLRKLK from the coding sequence ATGACAAAGTTAAGTGTTAATATAAATAAGATAGCGACATTAAGAAACTCTAGAGGTGGTGATGTGCCTAATGTTGTTGAGTTTGCTAGAGATGTACAACGATTTGGTGCAGAGGGTGTTACTATACATCCAAGACCAGATGAACGCCATATTCGATATCAAGATGCACGTGATTTAAAACCAGAAGTTTACACGGAATATAATATTGAAGGCAATCCTGTGGAATCATTTTTAAAACTAGTTTTAGAAGTGAAACCTACACAGGTTACCTTAGTGCCCGATGCGGTTGATGCTATAACGAGTAACGCAGGTTGGGATACTATAAAACATAAAGATTTTTTAGTTGATATGATTAAGGAATTCCAAAATAACGGTATTAGAACCTCCATTTTTGTAGATCCTGTTTTGGAACAAATTGAAGGAGCGAAAGCCACAGGTACCGATCGAGTAGAACTATACACCGAAGCTTTTGCGCACCAATATGGTTTAGGAAATAAAGGAGCTATTAAACCTTATTTTGAAAGTGCCGAATTGGCTAATAATTTAGGTATGGGTATAAATGCTGGTCACGATTTATCTTTAGAGAATATTGAGTTTTTTAAACAAAATATCCCAGGATTATTAGAGGTGTCTATTGGTCATGCTTTAATTGCCGAAAGTTTATATTTGGGTGTAGAGAATGTAATCCAGATGTATTTAAGAAAGCTTAAATAG
- a CDS encoding NAD kinase has protein sequence MKVAIFGRFYNKTTTTSVETLLHYLLKKEFDAYIETEFSNLVKSESENESDYTSFKTFDKLDNSFDLLVSIGGDGTILRAITYVKNLDIPIIGINTGRLGFLATIQVNQIENAMQNIIDGNYKISERTLLSVETSPENDDILSMNFALNEIAVSRKNTTSMITVETYLDGELLTSYWSDGLIVSTPTGSTGYSLSCGGPVITPGANSFALTPIAPHNLSARPLIIPDSTEIRLKVNGREEQHLVSLDSRIATLDNGTVITIKKADFRIKMIDLPSESFLVTLRKKLLWGEDKRNQ, from the coding sequence ATGAAAGTTGCAATTTTTGGACGCTTTTACAACAAAACCACTACAACTTCAGTAGAAACACTGCTACATTATTTACTGAAAAAAGAATTCGATGCCTATATAGAAACCGAATTTTCGAACCTCGTTAAAAGTGAATCAGAAAACGAAAGCGACTATACATCTTTTAAAACCTTCGACAAACTCGATAACTCATTCGATTTGCTAGTAAGCATTGGTGGCGATGGTACTATTTTACGTGCCATAACCTATGTTAAAAATCTGGATATACCTATAATAGGTATCAACACAGGACGTCTTGGTTTTCTAGCCACCATACAAGTAAACCAAATAGAAAACGCCATGCAAAATATTATTGATGGCAACTATAAAATTTCTGAGCGCACCTTATTATCTGTAGAAACATCCCCGGAAAACGACGATATACTGTCAATGAATTTCGCATTAAACGAAATTGCAGTAAGTCGAAAAAATACCACATCAATGATAACCGTAGAAACTTATTTAGACGGCGAACTCCTAACCTCCTATTGGAGCGACGGCCTCATTGTATCAACACCAACAGGTTCTACAGGCTACTCACTAAGTTGTGGTGGGCCAGTAATAACACCAGGAGCCAACAGTTTTGCACTAACACCTATTGCACCACATAATCTAAGTGCAAGACCTTTAATAATACCAGACTCTACAGAAATACGCCTAAAAGTAAACGGTCGCGAAGAGCAACATTTAGTATCCCTAGATTCTAGAATTGCAACCCTAGACAATGGCACGGTAATCACCATAAAAAAAGCAGATTTCAGAATAAAAATGATTGATTTACCAAGCGAAAGTTTCCTTGTTACCCTTAGAAAAAAACTACTTTGGGGAGAAGATAAGCGGAATCAATAA
- a CDS encoding DUF6089 family protein, which translates to MRYLIILTLSLLSTQINFAQINEIGVFVGGSNLIGDVGPTKFIAPNTPSLGLLYKWNRSRRHSYRFSVIYSDLKAKDSDSDDPRRIQRDYSIDSNLLEISAGMEFTFMDFNLHSGETIGTPYLFSGIAATQYSLTSFSNGSQSGKDWTMAIPMAIGYKTNILGNFILGFEVGARYTFTDNIDGSFPESSNNQQYQFGNINNNDWYTFTGITLTYTFGIKPCYCYD; encoded by the coding sequence ATGAGATATTTAATCATATTGACATTAAGCCTACTAAGCACCCAAATAAACTTCGCTCAAATTAACGAAATTGGCGTATTTGTTGGGGGCAGTAATTTAATAGGAGACGTTGGGCCAACCAAATTCATAGCACCAAACACACCTAGTTTAGGACTTCTATATAAATGGAACAGAAGTAGACGACACTCTTACAGGTTTTCCGTAATATATTCCGATTTAAAGGCAAAAGACAGTGATTCTGACGATCCTCGACGTATACAGCGTGATTATTCAATAGATTCAAACCTATTAGAAATTTCGGCAGGTATGGAATTTACTTTTATGGATTTCAACCTTCATTCTGGAGAAACAATAGGAACACCTTACTTATTTAGCGGTATAGCAGCTACACAATACAGCCTAACTTCTTTCTCAAACGGATCCCAAAGCGGTAAAGACTGGACCATGGCAATACCAATGGCAATAGGCTACAAAACAAATATACTAGGTAACTTTATCCTTGGTTTTGAAGTTGGAGCTCGGTACACCTTTACAGACAATATAGATGGTAGTTTCCCTGAAAGCTCTAACAACCAACAATATCAATTCGGAAATATTAATAATAACGATTGGTATACCTTTACAGGAATTACATTAACTTACACATTCGGGATTAAACCCTGCTATTGTTACGATTAA
- the tig gene encoding trigger factor, which produces MNITRENVDALNAVVKVDIAKEDYSDKVEKILLDYRKTANIPGFRKGHVPMGMVKKQYGKSVLVDEVNKLLQDALNKYLTEEKLDVLGQPLPKTQDEIDWDGDKFTFEFELGLAPEFEVELKGKKAITQYNIIADDKMIDEQIERIQKQYGKLIPQDVVDADSEITGTYTNEEKEVNNTVTLTLDKFKGKATAKQFVGAKAGDVIVLKTKGLFEDDHDLMHALKLGHDEIHGLDIEVSFTITEVNQRELADLDQELFDKLFGEGTVKSVSEVREKIKEDAEKQFVQQADQKLLNDVTEHLVENTKFDLPAEFLTKWMQTAGEQPIDADQAKEEYEKSEKSLRYQLIEGKLIEANNVQVTMDDIKNHAREMIKGQMAQFGQMNPSDKELDDIAARVLSDQKEARRISEQLVSQKLLSVYKEKANLEVKELSYENFVKEVYGDK; this is translated from the coding sequence ATGAATATTACAAGAGAAAACGTTGATGCATTAAATGCTGTGGTAAAAGTAGATATCGCTAAAGAAGATTATAGCGATAAAGTTGAAAAAATATTACTTGATTACCGTAAAACAGCAAATATTCCTGGATTTAGAAAAGGGCATGTGCCAATGGGAATGGTGAAAAAACAATACGGTAAATCCGTTTTAGTTGATGAAGTAAACAAGCTTTTACAGGATGCTTTAAATAAGTATTTAACTGAAGAGAAATTAGATGTTCTTGGACAACCCTTACCAAAAACTCAAGACGAAATTGATTGGGATGGTGATAAATTTACATTCGAATTCGAATTAGGCTTAGCTCCAGAATTTGAGGTTGAGTTAAAAGGTAAAAAAGCAATCACGCAATATAATATTATTGCTGATGATAAAATGATTGATGAGCAAATTGAGCGTATTCAAAAACAATATGGAAAATTAATTCCTCAAGATGTTGTTGATGCAGATAGCGAAATTACTGGAACTTACACAAACGAAGAAAAAGAAGTTAATAATACAGTAACTTTAACTTTAGATAAATTTAAAGGAAAAGCAACTGCTAAGCAATTTGTTGGAGCTAAAGCTGGAGATGTTATTGTATTAAAAACAAAAGGTCTTTTTGAAGATGATCATGATTTAATGCATGCATTAAAATTAGGTCACGATGAAATCCATGGTTTAGATATTGAAGTATCTTTTACTATTACTGAAGTTAACCAAAGAGAATTAGCCGATTTAGACCAAGAGTTATTCGATAAGCTTTTTGGAGAAGGTACAGTTAAATCTGTTTCAGAAGTAAGAGAAAAAATAAAAGAAGATGCTGAAAAGCAATTCGTGCAACAAGCAGATCAGAAGTTATTAAACGATGTAACTGAACATTTAGTTGAAAATACTAAATTCGATTTACCAGCTGAGTTTTTAACTAAATGGATGCAAACTGCAGGTGAGCAACCTATAGATGCGGATCAAGCTAAAGAAGAGTATGAGAAGTCTGAAAAAAGCTTACGTTACCAATTAATAGAAGGTAAATTAATTGAGGCTAATAACGTGCAAGTTACTATGGACGATATTAAAAATCATGCAAGAGAGATGATTAAAGGGCAAATGGCTCAATTTGGTCAAATGAATCCTTCAGATAAAGAATTGGATGATATTGCTGCTCGTGTGTTATCAGATCAAAAAGAAGCACGTCGTATTTCAGAACAATTAGTAAGTCAGAAATTATTATCTGTTTACAAAGAAAAAGCAAATCTTGAAGTTAAAGAATTGAGTTACGAAAACTTTGTTAAAGAAGTTTATGGCGACAAATAA
- a CDS encoding alpha/beta fold hydrolase → MEEKELLYSNILGEGKPFVILHGFLGMSDNWKTHGKHLSEQGFEVHLVDQRNHGRSFWDANFSYEVLAEDLNKYCEAHNLKDIILLGHSMGGKTAMLFACEYPELVSKLIVADISPRFYPVHHDGILEGLSALNFDVIKSRGEADKMLSGYVDDVGTRQFLLKNLYWIEKGKLALRINLDVLKEEVAEVGEALPSYSNFNKPTLFMRGDRSEYIGVGDEAIIKNHFSDFEIVTIANAGHWLHAENPKDFFAALIKFVES, encoded by the coding sequence ATGGAAGAAAAAGAGTTGTTATATTCAAATATATTAGGAGAAGGAAAGCCATTTGTAATTCTACATGGTTTTTTGGGTATGAGTGATAATTGGAAAACACACGGAAAACATCTTTCCGAACAGGGTTTCGAGGTTCATTTGGTAGATCAAAGAAATCACGGTAGAAGTTTTTGGGATGCTAATTTTAGTTATGAAGTGCTTGCGGAAGATTTAAATAAGTACTGTGAAGCGCATAATTTAAAGGATATTATATTACTTGGGCATTCTATGGGAGGTAAAACTGCTATGCTTTTTGCTTGCGAATATCCAGAATTGGTTTCAAAATTAATAGTAGCAGATATTTCTCCGCGTTTTTATCCGGTGCATCACGATGGAATTTTAGAGGGATTAAGTGCCTTAAATTTTGATGTTATTAAAAGTAGAGGCGAGGCCGATAAAATGTTAAGTGGTTATGTTGATGATGTTGGGACACGGCAGTTTTTATTGAAAAATCTATATTGGATTGAAAAAGGGAAATTAGCATTAAGAATAAATCTTGATGTTTTAAAAGAAGAAGTTGCAGAAGTCGGTGAAGCTTTACCAAGTTATTCTAATTTTAATAAACCAACATTGTTTATGCGTGGTGATCGCTCTGAATATATTGGTGTTGGTGATGAAGCAATAATTAAAAATCATTTTTCTGATTTTGAAATCGTTACTATTGCAAATGCAGGCCATTGGTTGCATGCAGAAAACCCAAAAGACTTTTTTGCGGCTTTGATAAAATTTGTTGAATCTTAA
- a CDS encoding isoprenyl transferase has product MDLKENIQLKKLPKHIAIIMDGNGRWAKQQGMLRAFGHENGTKSVRTTVEACAELGVENLTLYAFSTENWNRPKLEVQTLMKLLVSALRKEIKTLQDNNIKLTAIGNLTTLPKKAYKELHEVIDKTKTNSRMTLTLALSYGSREEIINTVKEISIKVKNNIISPENIEESIINEHLYTQNLPDVDLLIRTSGEQRISNFLLWQIAYAELYFTNVLWPDFTKQHLYEAIIEYQKRERRFGKTSEQLS; this is encoded by the coding sequence ATGGACTTAAAAGAAAACATACAACTCAAAAAATTACCTAAGCATATTGCCATAATTATGGATGGTAATGGGCGTTGGGCTAAACAACAAGGTATGCTTAGAGCATTTGGCCACGAAAATGGCACAAAATCTGTACGCACCACGGTAGAAGCTTGCGCAGAATTAGGTGTAGAAAACCTAACACTATATGCCTTTTCTACAGAAAACTGGAACCGACCAAAACTAGAAGTACAAACTTTAATGAAGCTTTTAGTTTCCGCATTAAGAAAAGAAATTAAAACACTTCAAGATAATAATATTAAGCTTACAGCAATTGGGAATTTAACTACATTACCGAAAAAAGCATACAAAGAATTGCATGAGGTAATAGATAAGACCAAGACCAACTCTCGCATGACCTTAACCTTAGCACTTAGCTACGGATCTCGCGAAGAAATCATAAATACTGTTAAGGAGATTAGTATTAAAGTTAAAAATAATATAATTTCGCCCGAAAATATTGAAGAATCAATTATTAATGAGCATCTTTACACGCAAAATTTACCCGACGTAGATTTGTTAATAAGAACCAGTGGGGAGCAACGCATAAGTAATTTTTTGCTTTGGCAAATTGCTTATGCCGAATTATATTTTACAAATGTACTTTGGCCCGATTTTACAAAGCAACATTTGTATGAAGCTATTATTGAATATCAAAAAAGAGAACGACGATTTGGGAAAACAAGTGAACAACTTAGTTAA
- the bamA gene encoding outer membrane protein assembly factor BamA: protein MKLLLNIKKENDDLGKQVNNLVNLLAFKTSAKCYLALLLLVSCFNIQAQDLDYKNGKTYTLGKITVSGNTSFSEQTIVAYSGLSKGKDIKIPGEDIRDAIKKLWKSNLFSDIEVFITNIEDDVATLEIHLSDLPQLNDLKINGVKNGKKEGIIEDNKLKRGVKVTENLLTTTKNYLTSKYKKDGFLNTKVHINTIDVKDSIQTSRVNMVLNIDKGEKVKIDDIIFSGDSVLSEKQLRKSMKNTKKKNPIRLLKRSKYIEEDYKEDLVSLIDTYKENGYRDARVLSDSIIIKNDKTVSLKINLEEGEKYTFGDITFIGNTIYSNQQLSRLLRIDKGDTYDGVTLAKRIADDTKPDANDITNLYQNNGYLFSNINAVEVSADNNVIDMEIRITEGKPAYFNSVSVVGNDKTNDHVVYREIRTRPGQLYSKANVVRTVRELGQLGFFDAQEITPNFNNPNPNEGTIDMEYVVKETGSSQIELQGGYGGGGFIGTLGLSFNNFSIKDIFKKDAYKPIPMGDGQKLALRLQASQFYQTYSFSFSEPWLGGKRPVQFSTSLSHTKQFLYDNSTFRADKSRSFNITGITFGLAKRLTVPDDFFVLSQSVSYQRYDLNNYNTGLFTFGDGFSNNLSYSIGLSRNNTSVDPVYPIEGSSFSVTAKASLPYSLFNGTDYSELKEEYDDLDLTDADDFERAGEIDQERYNWLEFYKVNFKGTWYTQVAKDLVLRPNVEFGFLGAYNQDRGVIPFERYFLGGDGLANYSLDGRETVQLRGYPNQSLSSEDGGSIYNKFSLELRYPITLKASAKIYALGFVEGGASFDNFRDYNPFDLKRSAGLGIRIFMPAFGLLGIDFGHGFDSIDDSGVKNGWETHFIIGQQF from the coding sequence ATGAAGCTATTATTGAATATCAAAAAAGAGAACGACGATTTGGGAAAACAAGTGAACAACTTAGTTAATTTATTAGCTTTTAAAACATCCGCCAAATGCTATTTAGCATTATTACTTTTAGTAAGTTGTTTTAATATCCAGGCTCAAGATTTAGATTACAAAAACGGTAAAACGTATACTTTAGGAAAAATTACCGTTTCCGGAAACACCAGCTTTAGTGAGCAAACTATTGTTGCCTATTCCGGTTTAAGTAAAGGAAAAGACATTAAAATTCCTGGTGAAGACATTCGTGATGCTATTAAAAAGCTTTGGAAATCTAACCTTTTTAGTGATATCGAGGTTTTTATCACCAATATTGAAGACGATGTAGCAACTTTAGAAATTCATCTATCTGATTTACCACAACTAAACGACCTGAAAATCAATGGCGTTAAAAACGGTAAAAAAGAAGGGATTATAGAAGACAACAAACTTAAAAGAGGTGTAAAAGTTACCGAAAACCTTTTAACGACTACAAAAAACTACCTAACAAGTAAATACAAAAAGGATGGTTTTTTAAACACCAAAGTACATATTAACACCATTGATGTAAAAGATTCTATCCAAACGAGTAGAGTAAATATGGTACTTAACATTGATAAAGGTGAAAAAGTTAAAATTGACGATATTATTTTTAGTGGCGATTCTGTTTTAAGCGAAAAACAGCTTAGAAAAAGCATGAAAAACACGAAGAAGAAAAACCCAATTCGTTTATTAAAACGCTCAAAATATATTGAAGAAGATTATAAAGAAGATTTAGTTAGCTTAATCGATACTTATAAAGAGAACGGTTATAGAGATGCTCGTGTATTATCAGATAGTATTATTATTAAAAATGACAAAACGGTTTCTCTTAAAATCAATTTAGAAGAAGGAGAAAAATACACGTTTGGTGATATTACTTTTATTGGTAACACAATATACTCTAACCAACAATTAAGTCGTTTATTACGAATTGATAAAGGTGACACCTATGATGGTGTTACACTTGCAAAACGTATAGCAGATGATACAAAACCAGATGCTAACGATATTACAAACTTATACCAGAACAACGGTTATTTATTCTCAAATATTAACGCCGTAGAAGTTAGCGCCGATAACAACGTTATCGATATGGAAATTAGAATAACAGAAGGAAAACCTGCTTATTTTAATAGTGTATCTGTTGTTGGAAACGATAAAACAAACGATCACGTAGTATATCGCGAGATCCGTACACGTCCTGGCCAATTATATAGTAAAGCCAACGTGGTGCGTACAGTAAGAGAGCTTGGGCAACTAGGGTTCTTTGATGCTCAAGAAATTACTCCAAATTTTAACAACCCTAATCCAAACGAAGGTACTATCGATATGGAATATGTAGTTAAAGAAACCGGATCTAGCCAAATTGAATTACAAGGTGGTTATGGTGGCGGAGGCTTTATTGGAACTTTAGGATTATCATTCAACAACTTTTCAATAAAAGATATCTTTAAGAAAGATGCATATAAACCAATACCAATGGGTGATGGTCAAAAATTAGCGTTACGTTTACAAGCCAGTCAATTTTATCAAACGTATAGTTTCTCATTCTCTGAGCCATGGTTAGGAGGAAAACGCCCGGTACAATTCTCGACATCTTTATCACATACTAAACAATTTTTATACGATAACTCTACCTTTAGAGCAGATAAAAGCAGAAGTTTCAATATTACAGGTATTACTTTTGGTTTAGCTAAACGTTTAACTGTTCCAGATGATTTCTTCGTATTATCTCAATCTGTATCTTACCAACGTTACGATTTAAATAATTACAACACAGGTTTATTTACCTTTGGAGATGGTTTTTCAAATAACTTATCTTATTCTATTGGTTTAAGTAGAAATAATACAAGTGTAGACCCTGTTTACCCTATAGAAGGGTCTAGCTTCTCTGTAACGGCAAAAGCATCTTTACCTTACTCTTTATTTAACGGAACAGATTACTCGGAGTTAAAAGAAGAATATGACGATTTAGACCTTACAGATGCTGACGACTTTGAAAGAGCTGGAGAAATAGACCAAGAACGTTATAACTGGTTAGAATTTTACAAAGTAAACTTTAAAGGAACTTGGTATACTCAAGTTGCTAAAGATTTAGTATTAAGACCTAATGTTGAATTCGGATTCTTAGGTGCTTATAACCAAGACAGAGGTGTCATTCCTTTCGAAAGATACTTTTTAGGTGGTGATGGATTAGCAAACTATAGCTTAGATGGTAGAGAAACTGTGCAACTACGTGGTTATCCTAACCAATCACTTTCTAGTGAAGATGGTGGTTCTATCTACAATAAATTCTCTTTAGAATTACGTTACCCAATTACATTAAAAGCATCTGCTAAAATTTATGCTTTAGGATTCGTAGAGGGTGGAGCATCATTTGATAATTTTAGAGATTACAACCCGTTCGATTTAAAACGTTCCGCTGGTTTAGGTATTCGTATTTTCATGCCTGCATTCGGATTATTAGGTATCGATTTTGGTCATGGATTTGATTCAATTGATGATAGCGGTGTTAAAAACGGATGGGAAACACACTTCATTATTGGTCAACAATTTTAA
- a CDS encoding phage holin family protein: MNTIIKLLVNAIAVFVLANVLSGVQVDGYMSAIIVALVLSILNLLVKPILVIFTLPVTVITLGLFLLVINGLIILLADEFISGFSVDNIWWAILFSVLLSILQSILQSFFTTDKKA, encoded by the coding sequence ATGAACACAATAATTAAACTTTTAGTAAATGCTATCGCTGTATTTGTGTTAGCAAATGTGCTTTCGGGCGTTCAGGTAGATGGTTATATGTCTGCTATAATTGTAGCTTTAGTATTATCGATTTTAAACCTTTTAGTAAAACCTATTTTAGTCATCTTTACACTGCCAGTAACCGTTATAACATTAGGCTTGTTTTTGTTAGTGATTAATGGATTAATTATTCTTCTGGCCGATGAGTTTATTAGTGGTTTTTCTGTAGATAATATTTGGTGGGCTATATTGTTTAGTGTGCTTTTATCAATCCTTCAATCTATATTGCAATCCTTTTTTACTACCGATAAAAAGGCATAA